Proteins from one Halococcus sediminicola genomic window:
- a CDS encoding amidohydrolase family protein translates to MAEFIVTGATTRSNEAVDIEIQEGVIDCIVPAGEGDPTAFDDDQHYDAAGKFITPPLIEPHIHLDAALTAGDPCWNDVGTLAAGIDIWEERKQDLTTEDVKERAEQVVEWLAANGVTRVRTHADVTEHTHRIRGAARTPRRGERHRRPPSRCVPPRGRVHGGRKRGPPP, encoded by the coding sequence ATGGCAGAGTTCATCGTGACGGGCGCGACCACCCGTAGCAATGAGGCGGTGGACATCGAGATTCAAGAGGGCGTGATTGACTGCATCGTGCCAGCGGGTGAGGGCGACCCGACAGCGTTCGACGATGACCAGCACTACGATGCTGCTGGGAAGTTCATCACGCCTCCACTTATCGAACCACACATCCACCTCGATGCGGCACTCACGGCCGGCGACCCTTGCTGGAACGACGTCGGCACACTCGCGGCAGGCATCGACATCTGGGAGGAACGAAAGCAGGACCTCACCACCGAGGACGTCAAAGAGCGGGCTGAACAGGTCGTCGAGTGGCTCGCGGCCAACGGCGTGACGCGGGTCAGAACGCACGCCGACGTCACCGAACACACTCACCGGATTCGAGGCGCTGCTCGAACTCCGCGAAGAGGTGAGCGACATCGTCGACCTCCAAGTCGTTGCGTTCCCCCAAGAGGGCGTGTTCACGGAGGAAGGAAACGAGGACCTCCTCCGTGA
- the katG gene encoding catalase/peroxidase HPI, producing the protein MTWSNQEWWPDRLRLDVLDDNTADTNPYGEEFDYAEEFEKLDLEKVKSDIEDVMTDSQDWWPADYGHYGPFFIRMAWHSAGTYRTADGRAGAAGGLQRLPPESSWPDNVNLDKARRLLQPVKKKHGKKLSWGDLIVLAGNVALESMGFETFGFAGGREDAFTSNEVVEWGPETEWETTSPERFDDGEVGNLKDPLGNTVMGLIYVNPEGPYGEPDVDGSAKNIREEFSRMAMDDEETAALIAGGHTFGKVHGADDPEEHVGPEPEAAPVEDQGLGWAQEFGDKIGGLDVISSGIEGPWNATPTIWDMNYLDNLLDYDWTSVKGPGGAWQWEPVGDDIDDAPGARDASETEEPMMLTTDVALKHDDDYREILERFQENPEEFQEAFSRAWYKLIHRDMGPPERFLGPEVPDETFVWQDPVPDADYELVGDDEIDELKETLLASDHSRSQLVKTAWASASTYRDSDKRGGANGAHLRLEPQRSWEINEPEELETVLKTLESVQTEFSDSRSDDVHVSLADLIVLGGNAAIEEAAADAGYDVEVPFEPGRTDATQEQTDVESFEVLEPKVDAFRNYLGGEYDDLYDSPEERMVDKAELLNLSVPEMTVLVGGMRALGVTYQDTGRGVLTDQPGTLSNDFFVNLLDMDYKWEPVDEDNRLFEVRDRDTDEVEWEATRLDLIFGSNTRLRATADAYFADDAEEQFVEDFVDAWSNVMQLDRFDLE; encoded by the coding sequence ATGACATGGTCCAACCAAGAGTGGTGGCCAGACAGACTCCGACTGGACGTTCTCGACGATAACACTGCGGATACCAATCCGTACGGTGAGGAGTTCGACTACGCCGAGGAGTTCGAGAAGCTCGACCTCGAAAAGGTGAAGTCAGACATCGAGGACGTGATGACGGACTCACAGGACTGGTGGCCGGCCGACTACGGCCACTACGGACCGTTTTTCATCCGAATGGCGTGGCACAGCGCTGGGACGTACCGCACTGCTGACGGTCGAGCCGGTGCAGCCGGTGGCCTCCAGCGCCTCCCGCCGGAGAGCAGCTGGCCGGACAACGTAAATCTCGACAAGGCCCGTCGCCTGCTCCAGCCAGTCAAAAAGAAACACGGCAAGAAGCTCTCGTGGGGAGACCTCATCGTGCTCGCGGGGAACGTCGCCCTCGAATCGATGGGCTTCGAGACGTTCGGCTTCGCTGGTGGCCGTGAGGACGCATTCACCTCCAACGAGGTCGTCGAGTGGGGTCCCGAAACGGAGTGGGAGACGACCTCGCCCGAGCGCTTCGACGACGGCGAAGTCGGCAATCTCAAGGACCCGCTCGGCAACACCGTGATGGGCCTCATCTACGTGAATCCCGAGGGCCCGTACGGCGAACCGGACGTCGACGGATCCGCGAAGAACATCCGCGAGGAGTTCAGCCGAATGGCGATGGACGACGAGGAAACCGCCGCGCTCATCGCCGGTGGCCATACCTTCGGTAAGGTCCACGGCGCGGACGACCCCGAAGAGCACGTCGGTCCCGAACCCGAAGCAGCACCGGTCGAGGATCAGGGCCTCGGTTGGGCCCAGGAGTTCGGGGACAAGATCGGTGGTCTCGACGTGATCTCGAGCGGCATCGAGGGCCCCTGGAACGCCACGCCGACCATCTGGGATATGAACTATCTCGACAACCTGCTGGACTACGATTGGACCTCCGTCAAGGGCCCCGGCGGTGCCTGGCAGTGGGAGCCGGTCGGCGACGACATCGACGACGCACCCGGTGCGCGGGATGCCTCGGAGACCGAAGAGCCGATGATGCTGACGACGGACGTCGCCCTGAAACACGACGACGACTACCGGGAGATCCTCGAACGGTTCCAGGAGAACCCTGAGGAGTTCCAAGAAGCGTTCTCGCGGGCGTGGTATAAACTCATCCACCGCGACATGGGCCCGCCCGAGCGATTCCTCGGTCCGGAGGTCCCCGACGAAACATTCGTCTGGCAGGACCCCGTCCCGGATGCCGACTACGAACTCGTCGGCGATGACGAGATCGACGAACTCAAAGAGACACTCCTTGCCTCGGATCACTCACGCTCCCAGCTGGTCAAAACTGCATGGGCGTCGGCCTCCACGTACCGCGACAGCGACAAGCGGGGCGGCGCGAACGGTGCACACCTCCGTCTTGAACCCCAGCGGAGCTGGGAGATCAACGAACCCGAGGAGCTGGAGACGGTTCTCAAAACCCTCGAATCCGTCCAGACGGAATTCAGTGACTCGCGCTCCGACGATGTGCACGTCTCGCTCGCCGATCTCATCGTGCTCGGCGGGAACGCGGCTATCGAGGAAGCTGCAGCGGACGCCGGCTACGACGTCGAGGTACCGTTCGAACCCGGTCGCACAGACGCGACTCAGGAACAGACCGATGTCGAGTCTTTCGAGGTGCTCGAACCGAAGGTCGACGCGTTTCGGAACTACCTCGGCGGCGAGTACGACGACCTCTACGACTCCCCGGAGGAGCGGATGGTCGACAAGGCAGAGCTACTGAATCTGTCCGTTCCGGAAATGACGGTGCTCGTCGGCGGGATGCGTGCACTCGGCGTGACCTACCAAGACACCGGCCGCGGCGTTCTCACGGACCAGCCGGGCACGCTCAGTAACGACTTCTTCGTGAACCTACTCGACATGGACTACAAGTGGGAGCCAGTCGACGAAGACAACAGGCTCTTCGAAGTCCGCGACCGCGACACCGACGAGGTCGAGTGGGAGGCCACTCGTCTCGACCTGATCTTCGGCTCGAACACTCGCCTCCGTGCCACCGCAGATGCCTACTTCGCTGACGACGCCGAAGAGCAATTCGTTGAGGACTTCGTGGACGCCTGGAGCAATGTGATGCAGCTCGACCGATTCGATCTCGAGTAG
- a CDS encoding recombinase family protein, with amino-acid sequence MQSAAIYARVSTPEQDLQRQLDECHEHIASKFPEATTIDTYTDVVSGIDEHGGEQYRKLDRAIENGDYDLVAVHELSRLSRLGAGEIHRFIQHCMDRETIVESLDLGLSIHVDDPPIQRTVYTMIASIMGDLAKIEHEQNLHRIQSGIRAAQRAGTWTGRPPRGFVIDKNSILHIDTDDFLETREALLRIKHGERKSTVAESSGIPRSTLVRLFEDEQRRAIYLDGVATDDHLDRALDELRSSPDSAPSGTGVRFK; translated from the coding sequence GTGCAGTCAGCCGCTATCTACGCCCGTGTCAGTACCCCCGAACAGGACCTCCAGCGACAACTCGATGAGTGCCACGAACACATCGCCTCGAAGTTCCCCGAGGCCACAACTATCGACACATACACCGACGTTGTCTCAGGAATCGATGAACACGGTGGCGAACAGTACCGCAAACTCGACAGAGCTATCGAGAACGGTGACTACGATCTCGTCGCGGTTCACGAACTCTCACGACTCTCGCGGCTCGGTGCTGGCGAAATTCATCGATTCATCCAGCATTGCATGGATCGAGAGACAATCGTTGAATCGCTCGATCTCGGTCTCTCGATTCACGTCGACGATCCACCCATCCAGCGAACCGTCTACACTATGATCGCCAGCATCATGGGTGACCTCGCCAAGATCGAGCACGAACAGAACCTCCACCGTATCCAATCAGGAATTCGAGCCGCCCAGCGGGCTGGGACATGGACTGGTCGACCGCCACGAGGCTTCGTGATCGACAAAAATAGCATCCTCCACATCGATACCGACGACTTCCTCGAGACCCGCGAGGCGCTCCTGCGTATCAAGCATGGTGAACGGAAATCAACCGTCGCTGAGAGTTCGGGGATTCCACGGAGCACGCTCGTTCGGCTGTTCGAAGACGAACAGCGCCGCGCGATTTATCTCGACGGCGTGGCTACTGACGACCATCTCGACCGTGCTCTCGACGAACTCCGGTCCTCCCCAGACTCGGCACCGAGTGGAACGGGAGTGAGATTCAAGTGA
- a CDS encoding dipeptide epimerase encodes MITIEEITVEPLDLPLEEPFEIALGTQHKASNILVKVRTESGTTGIGEASPLPPVTGETQDAAVETVRAATDLLNGADLTDYRNLIEELHQTFPGMVSATFALETALLDAYCRELDLPLAALFGGSPKPISTDLTIPIVEPNAARERAREAVNQGYTEIKVKTGTTIERDLNRIEAVADVASTCELKVDGNQGWSPAQTCQFAREVADTGIDISLIEQPVSKTDLKGLNYIRAKISIPIAADETVFSPADALRVINEDAADIINIKLGKSGLLRAADIASIAQAAGRELMIGCMLESAIGIHTSAHFVSGRGGFSYIDLDGNKLIANDIIETNNTPEIAPSGPGHGVNPQL; translated from the coding sequence ATGATAACTATCGAAGAAATTACTGTGGAACCGCTGGATCTCCCACTAGAAGAACCGTTTGAAATTGCGCTTGGAACTCAGCACAAAGCATCCAACATTCTTGTCAAGGTACGAACAGAGAGTGGAACGACAGGGATCGGTGAAGCATCACCCTTGCCCCCAGTTACTGGTGAAACACAAGATGCCGCGGTTGAAACGGTTCGTGCTGCGACAGACCTCCTAAACGGGGCAGACCTTACTGACTATCGGAATCTAATAGAAGAACTACATCAGACGTTTCCAGGAATGGTCTCGGCCACGTTTGCACTTGAGACAGCACTTCTGGACGCCTATTGTCGCGAACTCGATCTTCCACTAGCGGCGCTATTTGGAGGCTCCCCAAAACCAATCTCAACGGACCTCACGATACCCATTGTGGAGCCAAATGCTGCTCGCGAGCGTGCTCGGGAAGCCGTTAACCAAGGCTATACTGAGATAAAAGTGAAGACCGGTACCACAATCGAAAGGGACCTCAATCGTATCGAAGCGGTAGCTGACGTCGCTAGTACATGTGAGCTGAAAGTCGATGGGAACCAAGGTTGGTCGCCTGCCCAGACATGCCAGTTTGCTCGTGAGGTAGCAGATACTGGCATCGACATCTCGCTTATTGAACAGCCGGTGTCGAAAACCGATTTAAAAGGGTTGAATTATATTCGAGCTAAGATTTCGATTCCAATCGCTGCTGACGAGACAGTTTTCTCTCCAGCAGACGCACTCCGTGTTATCAATGAAGATGCTGCTGATATCATCAATATCAAGCTCGGTAAATCAGGGCTGTTGAGGGCTGCTGATATTGCCTCAATCGCTCAGGCGGCTGGTCGTGAATTGATGATCGGGTGTATGCTGGAAAGCGCTATTGGTATTCACACGAGCGCCCATTTCGTTTCAGGGAGAGGGGGTTTTTCATATATCGATCTGGATGGGAATAAGCTCATAGCCAATGATATTATTGAAACCAATAACACTCCTGAGATCGCACCGTCTGGTCCAGGACATGGTGTCAACCCACAATTGTAG
- a CDS encoding DUF1611 domain-containing protein yields the protein MSLRETVGSSVPTIVLAEGEFGKPGGKTANGVVMHSEIFDVKAIIDSETAGQSVPEVLENQHIDDVPIVESVTRALEIAPEAGALVIGTAPAGGTLPEEWVADIQESMRAGCDIVSGLHVFLNDQPEWRQLASECNVQLFDVRKPPDSDQLRVGDGRVDEIDVPIVLVMGTDCAVGKRTTTFELYQSAKQRGIDAAWVATGQTGQMIGAHEGVVIDRVPADFTAGVVEDLVCDAAEEHDFVLVEGQAALTHRAYSAVTLGILHGAWPDAVVVADEPSRTQRTHFEQFTVAGIEEEISHIERISKGSVAGISTWADPEVHETDHQYPVANVYHPNGAEKLMDAIQETIEQ from the coding sequence GTGAGTTTACGTGAGACAGTTGGTTCCTCAGTCCCAACAATCGTACTTGCAGAAGGAGAATTTGGGAAGCCTGGTGGGAAAACTGCTAATGGAGTCGTTATGCACAGCGAGATCTTTGACGTAAAGGCAATCATCGATTCCGAAACTGCAGGCCAATCTGTTCCAGAGGTTCTTGAGAATCAGCATATCGATGATGTTCCGATTGTAGAGTCTGTGACTCGTGCCCTAGAAATAGCCCCTGAAGCCGGAGCTCTTGTTATCGGAACCGCACCCGCTGGTGGAACTCTACCAGAGGAGTGGGTTGCCGACATTCAAGAATCGATGCGTGCAGGCTGCGATATTGTTTCCGGCCTTCATGTCTTTTTGAACGATCAGCCAGAGTGGCGTCAGTTAGCGTCCGAGTGCAACGTGCAATTGTTCGATGTTCGTAAGCCGCCTGATTCAGACCAGCTTCGAGTTGGGGACGGACGTGTTGACGAAATTGACGTGCCGATAGTACTCGTTATGGGAACAGACTGTGCAGTTGGAAAGCGAACAACCACCTTCGAACTGTACCAATCTGCAAAACAGAGAGGTATCGATGCAGCCTGGGTAGCTACTGGGCAAACAGGACAGATGATCGGTGCTCACGAGGGAGTAGTGATTGATCGTGTTCCTGCTGACTTCACGGCTGGTGTGGTTGAAGATCTCGTCTGCGACGCTGCAGAAGAACACGATTTCGTTTTGGTTGAAGGACAGGCAGCGTTGACCCACCGTGCCTATTCAGCAGTCACACTAGGAATTTTGCACGGTGCGTGGCCTGATGCAGTTGTCGTCGCTGATGAACCAAGCAGGACTCAGCGAACACACTTCGAGCAGTTCACAGTTGCAGGTATTGAAGAGGAGATCTCACATATCGAAAGGATTTCCAAGGGATCAGTTGCCGGAATTTCAACATGGGCTGATCCGGAAGTTCATGAAACAGATCACCAATACCCCGTAGCAAACGTTTACCACCCAAATGGAGCCGAGAAGCTAATGGATGCCATCCAGGAAACCATAGAACAATGA
- a CDS encoding helix-turn-helix domain-containing protein: MSSTKISPSRLELEIWHPDCWTLEVTQEADAGLIAHGVYTIGDLVNARITAFGGSMSQINSLVNEIKRSQHTQSVQKITSKFHARATQPIPGNVSQDLLVSYHEKQSIHNPFILRGFIPDEPIQIEDGFEVWTVVTNISRSNVQDQLEEIRVEMNAEIEIKSITSQHAVESITKPEGELSARQQEVFTLAQDQGYYEWPRAVSADDLAAKVGISKTTLLEHLRKAEAKLLDPD, from the coding sequence ATGTCATCAACTAAAATTTCCCCGTCACGGTTAGAGTTAGAGATCTGGCATCCGGATTGCTGGACTCTAGAAGTTACGCAGGAAGCCGATGCTGGACTTATTGCGCATGGTGTTTACACTATTGGTGATCTTGTCAATGCACGCATCACAGCGTTTGGTGGTTCAATGTCCCAAATTAATTCGCTTGTCAACGAGATAAAACGATCCCAGCATACCCAATCCGTTCAGAAGATAACATCAAAATTTCATGCACGGGCTACCCAGCCTATCCCTGGTAATGTTTCGCAAGACCTGCTGGTCTCGTACCACGAGAAACAAAGCATTCACAATCCATTTATTCTCCGAGGATTCATACCTGACGAACCAATACAGATTGAAGACGGATTTGAAGTATGGACGGTTGTCACGAACATTTCGCGTTCGAATGTTCAAGATCAGCTCGAAGAGATTAGAGTTGAAATGAACGCTGAAATCGAGATAAAGAGCATCACGAGTCAGCACGCAGTAGAATCAATCACTAAACCGGAGGGAGAACTTTCTGCCCGTCAGCAAGAGGTTTTTACCCTTGCTCAAGACCAAGGCTATTACGAGTGGCCTCGAGCAGTGTCTGCAGATGATCTTGCAGCTAAGGTTGGCATTTCAAAAACAACGCTTCTCGAACACCTTCGAAAAGCTGAAGCGAAGCTTCTTGATCCTGATTAG
- a CDS encoding sodium:solute symporter family transporter: MDIVQITFAIYIAVILLATYWVSRRLRSVDVEDYQSEFYVGNRDLGMFVTAILIAAGAVSTGTFIGTPGFIWEFGPAFGIFILAQGPMNLYLLGIYGKKVSVVSRRINANSLIDIYKERYEAYTPLVLTLALAIVIFLEAYLAAEFVGGARIVAAVTDLSYLVSLLIFGGIIILYTSLGGLRGAGMIGIIQGAVMTLGTLALLGASIFGVDSIYPSISQIDPQLLIPPGRGIPWFQYLSLWVTFTIGLLGLPHALQGVLGMDSSKTLRRSAGLGVGIVFLWSIVILIAGSAGKALNPAGIAPDQNIPSLALGTLPDPLAGIVLAGIVGAAQTTVASMSILVSSAVVVNIYEDYLNPDLSANGRKYLSGGITAAVGLIGMLIAIVEPPLLQVIVVFAIGGLATSLAPPLLLGMFWPRTNKYGAFIGSLVGLLSYIGLKQWGPGVIGGSPISITLTIAFVLTVAVSLVTAPPSKEVLQTYFGARET; the protein is encoded by the coding sequence ATGGACATTGTACAAATCACCTTCGCGATATATATTGCAGTCATACTTTTGGCAACCTACTGGGTCTCTCGACGGCTTCGTAGTGTTGACGTAGAAGACTACCAGAGCGAGTTCTACGTTGGGAATCGTGATCTCGGTATGTTCGTTACTGCAATTCTAATTGCAGCCGGAGCCGTGAGTACTGGTACCTTTATTGGTACACCGGGCTTTATATGGGAATTCGGCCCAGCATTCGGCATCTTCATCCTCGCTCAAGGGCCGATGAATCTGTATCTGTTAGGGATTTATGGAAAGAAAGTATCCGTAGTCTCGCGTCGCATCAATGCTAATTCGCTCATAGACATTTACAAAGAACGGTATGAGGCCTATACACCACTGGTTCTAACGCTTGCGCTAGCGATTGTGATCTTTCTAGAAGCGTACCTTGCTGCAGAGTTTGTTGGTGGAGCTCGTATCGTCGCAGCCGTGACGGACTTGTCGTATCTTGTCTCACTATTGATCTTCGGCGGGATCATCATTCTATATACCTCTCTCGGTGGGTTGCGAGGAGCGGGTATGATCGGGATTATTCAAGGAGCAGTGATGACACTCGGCACATTGGCACTCTTAGGAGCAAGTATATTCGGTGTAGATAGCATTTATCCCTCGATCTCGCAGATCGATCCCCAGTTGCTAATACCACCTGGACGTGGAATCCCATGGTTTCAGTATCTCTCTTTGTGGGTCACGTTCACTATTGGATTATTGGGCCTCCCACATGCGCTACAAGGTGTGCTTGGGATGGATTCAAGCAAGACGCTTCGACGATCTGCCGGCCTAGGTGTTGGGATCGTATTCCTCTGGTCAATCGTCATCTTGATTGCAGGCAGTGCTGGAAAAGCACTGAATCCAGCAGGAATCGCACCTGATCAAAACATCCCATCGCTCGCACTCGGAACTCTCCCAGATCCACTTGCTGGAATCGTACTTGCGGGTATTGTAGGCGCAGCGCAAACAACGGTAGCTTCAATGAGCATTTTGGTAAGTTCTGCAGTAGTGGTGAACATCTACGAAGACTATCTCAATCCAGATCTCTCCGCTAACGGTCGTAAATACCTATCGGGAGGAATCACGGCAGCTGTTGGTTTGATTGGTATGCTCATCGCAATTGTCGAACCACCTCTTCTTCAGGTTATCGTCGTATTCGCAATTGGAGGTCTCGCGACGAGCCTTGCTCCACCATTGTTGCTCGGTATGTTCTGGCCCCGGACGAACAAATATGGGGCATTTATCGGGTCGCTAGTTGGGCTTCTGTCATACATTGGTCTCAAACAATGGGGTCCGGGTGTAATCGGGGGAAGCCCGATCAGTATTACACTCACTATAGCATTCGTGCTAACAGTTGCTGTTAGCCTTGTGACTGCACCCCCATCTAAAGAAGTACTCCAAACATATTTTGGAGCACGCGAAACCTAA
- a CDS encoding N-acyl-D-amino-acid deacylase family protein has product MIKNGRIVDGTGSAWFRGSIGIVGGEISEISRKPDPDFTGDVEINTEESIIAPGFIDTHSHSDLQLFQDPTLAPKIKQGITTEILGQDGFSMAPMYREGGAEEWKTQLSALAGDVAVDWSWGSIPDYFSAVRDNGIAPNVGMLVGHGTARFNVLGMDDRTPSESELEEMQDLVTEALEDGALGFSTGLIYTPATYASTEEVAALAKCLAPYGRPFIAHIRSEGRWIWEALDEFIDIGAEYDIPLHLSHFKLAGTQQHGRTTDAVKQLETARKRGVDIVAEQYPYDSGSTMLSAVLPPWVHSQGPNELIAQLGEAEIRERMRRDIEEWRIEGWENFAGLAGWDNVHVTSAPETPEQEGLSIAEIATQEEQPAIDVACDLLIENELSVSMRVKILAENDVREILSHELVAIGTDGLFGGEPHPRVYGSYPRILGHYVRDENLLTLEEAIRKMTALPARAMGIDGKGVLKPGMDADVVVFDPEVVSSSASYENPRQYPQGISHVFVNGEAVVAESDVTKNKPGEVIVS; this is encoded by the coding sequence GTGATTAAGAATGGCCGTATTGTTGACGGAACTGGATCAGCCTGGTTCCGAGGATCTATCGGTATCGTAGGTGGAGAGATTTCGGAAATAAGCCGCAAACCAGACCCAGATTTTACAGGTGACGTGGAAATCAATACTGAAGAGAGCATCATAGCTCCGGGTTTCATCGATACTCACTCTCACTCGGATCTACAGTTGTTCCAAGATCCCACTTTAGCTCCGAAGATTAAGCAAGGAATTACCACAGAGATATTGGGACAAGATGGATTCTCAATGGCCCCAATGTATCGAGAAGGAGGTGCTGAAGAATGGAAAACTCAGCTGAGCGCACTTGCGGGAGACGTGGCTGTCGATTGGAGCTGGGGAAGTATTCCCGATTACTTCAGTGCCGTTCGTGACAACGGAATTGCGCCTAATGTAGGAATGCTCGTCGGGCATGGAACCGCACGATTCAACGTCTTGGGGATGGATGACCGCACTCCCTCAGAGAGCGAACTCGAAGAGATGCAAGATCTCGTAACCGAAGCACTTGAAGACGGTGCACTTGGCTTCTCGACAGGTCTCATCTATACACCAGCGACCTACGCGTCAACAGAGGAAGTAGCAGCACTTGCAAAGTGCCTTGCTCCCTATGGTCGACCGTTTATTGCGCATATTCGAAGCGAAGGTCGCTGGATCTGGGAAGCACTTGATGAGTTTATTGATATTGGGGCTGAGTACGATATTCCATTGCATCTTTCTCACTTCAAACTCGCTGGAACACAGCAACATGGACGGACCACAGACGCAGTCAAGCAATTAGAGACGGCACGCAAGCGAGGTGTTGATATCGTTGCCGAGCAGTACCCGTACGATTCAGGGAGTACGATGTTGTCTGCTGTTCTCCCGCCTTGGGTGCATTCTCAGGGCCCTAACGAGTTGATAGCCCAATTAGGTGAAGCGGAGATCCGTGAGCGAATGCGACGTGATATTGAAGAGTGGCGAATCGAAGGATGGGAAAATTTCGCTGGATTGGCGGGATGGGACAACGTCCACGTTACGAGTGCCCCCGAAACCCCGGAACAGGAGGGGCTGAGTATAGCTGAAATCGCCACTCAAGAAGAACAGCCAGCGATTGACGTAGCTTGCGATCTCCTTATTGAAAACGAACTCAGCGTCAGTATGCGAGTGAAGATTCTTGCTGAAAATGATGTTCGTGAGATTCTATCTCATGAATTGGTAGCAATAGGGACAGATGGACTGTTCGGTGGTGAGCCTCATCCTCGAGTCTACGGAAGCTACCCTCGGATTCTTGGGCACTATGTCAGGGACGAAAACCTACTCACTCTCGAAGAAGCCATCAGAAAGATGACTGCGCTACCTGCTCGAGCGATGGGAATTGACGGTAAGGGAGTTCTCAAACCAGGTATGGATGCAGATGTCGTTGTTTTCGACCCAGAAGTCGTCTCAAGTTCCGCCAGTTATGAGAATCCGCGTCAGTACCCACAAGGGATTTCACACGTGTTTGTCAACGGAGAGGCAGTTGTTGCAGAAAGCGATGTGACCAAAAACAAACCTGGTGAAGTGATCGTCTCATGA
- a CDS encoding DUF917 domain-containing protein has translation MREITTEDIEDLAVGAAVLGTGGGGDPHVGKLMAQQAIKEHGPVELLDPDEVPNDALVIPSAMMGAPTVILEKLPEGREAIRSLERLAEEFEQEVYATMPIECGGMNSTIPFTVAARLGLPLVDADGMGRAFPELHHETWNVYGVDGTPAVISNEKGDATLFETEDNESLERYARAVTIEMGGASFLCDYPMIGETVAETSIPNTISLGTEIGSAIRDPMDDDPIESFKRVTGESNYGRAVELFEGKIVDVQRRTEGGFAVGHVDIDGLGDHDGERLRIDIQNENLIARRNGEVLASVPDLIVVLERETGRPVTTESLRYGYRVRVFGIPTPNIMRSDEALNVWGPEYFGYDLEYVELERRYPEYYAEHGVPTEKAHLLN, from the coding sequence ATGCGAGAAATCACCACCGAGGATATCGAAGATCTCGCGGTCGGCGCGGCGGTCCTCGGGACAGGCGGCGGCGGGGACCCGCACGTGGGGAAGCTGATGGCCCAGCAGGCCATCAAGGAACACGGCCCGGTCGAACTGCTCGACCCGGACGAAGTCCCGAACGACGCGCTCGTAATCCCCTCGGCGATGATGGGTGCGCCGACTGTCATTCTGGAGAAGTTGCCTGAGGGCCGAGAGGCCATTCGGTCGCTCGAACGCCTCGCTGAGGAGTTCGAGCAGGAGGTGTACGCGACCATGCCCATCGAGTGCGGCGGTATGAATTCTACCATTCCGTTCACGGTCGCGGCTCGACTCGGTCTGCCACTGGTCGACGCCGACGGCATGGGCCGGGCGTTTCCGGAACTCCACCACGAGACGTGGAATGTCTACGGCGTCGACGGCACGCCCGCCGTCATCTCGAATGAGAAGGGAGACGCGACCCTGTTCGAGACCGAGGACAACGAATCGCTCGAACGGTACGCCCGCGCGGTCACGATAGAGATGGGCGGCGCGTCGTTCCTCTGTGACTATCCGATGATCGGCGAGACGGTCGCGGAGACAAGTATTCCGAACACGATTAGCCTCGGCACTGAGATCGGGTCAGCCATCCGCGACCCGATGGACGACGACCCAATCGAGTCGTTCAAGCGGGTCACCGGCGAGTCAAATTACGGCCGCGCGGTAGAACTGTTCGAGGGGAAGATTGTCGACGTGCAACGCCGGACTGAGGGCGGGTTCGCGGTTGGACACGTCGACATTGACGGGCTTGGCGACCACGACGGCGAGCGCCTCCGGATCGACATCCAGAATGAGAACCTGATCGCGCGCCGCAATGGGGAGGTACTCGCCAGCGTTCCAGACCTCATTGTCGTTCTCGAACGCGAGACCGGACGCCCCGTGACCACGGAGTCGCTTCGGTACGGCTATCGGGTCCGAGTGTTCGGAATACCAACCCCGAATATCATGCGGAGCGACGAGGCGCTGAACGTCTGGGGGCCGGAGTACTTCGGATACGACCTGGAGTACGTCGAACTCGAACGACGGTACCCCGAGTACTACGCTGAGCACGGCGTCCCCACCGAGAAGGCGCATTTGCTCAACTGA